Proteins co-encoded in one Sebastes fasciatus isolate fSebFas1 chromosome 11, fSebFas1.pri, whole genome shotgun sequence genomic window:
- the LOC141776261 gene encoding transcription factor HES-1-A-like: MPAGTLERASPSSVAATPEKPRSLTENRKSSKPIMEKRRRARINESLGQLKTLILDALKKDSSRHSKLEKADILEMTVKHLRNLQRFQISAAVKTDPSVLGKYRAGFSECVGEVTRFLSTCEGVTTEVRTRLLSHLASCVTQINTVNFYTPHPVALGLGQTGTQIPAASSAPQVPCKSGSPMHASPEAMKLYGGGFQVVPTPDGQFAFLVPSAALMPLGAQNSHHMSPVAPPVTSDSVWRPW, encoded by the exons ATGCCAGCCGGTACTTTGGAGAGAGCGTCTCCATCCTCTGTGGCTGCCACACCGGAGAAACCCCGTAGTCTGACGGAGAACAGAAAG TCCTCAAAACCAATCATGGAAAAGAGGAGACGAGCTCGCATCAATGAGAGTCTGGGCCAGCTGAAGACCCTCATCCTGGACGCACTCAAGAAAGAT AGCTCCAGACACTCCAAACTGGAGAAGGCAGACATCCTGGAGATGACTGTGAAGCACCTCAGGAACCTGCAGCGGTTTCAGATCTCTG CTGCTGTGAAAACGGACCCGTCCGTTCTGGGTAAATACCGAGCCGGGTTCAGCGAGTGTGTAGGAGAGGTCACCCGCTTCCTGTCCACGTGTGAAGGGGTGACCACCGAGGTGAGGACTCGTCTGCTCAGCCACCTGGCATCCTGCGTGACCCAAATCAACACCGTCAACTTCTACACGCCTCACCCGGTTGCCCTGGGACTCGGACAGACCGGTACCCAGATCCCAGCCGCCTCCTCCGCTCCACAGGTGCCTTGCAAGAGTGGCTCGCCGATGCACGCCTCCCCAGAAGCGATGAAGCTGTACGGCGGTGGCTTCCAGGTCGTGCCCACGCCGGACGGACAGTTCGCTTTCCTTGTTCCCAGCGCGGCTCTCATGCCTCTGGGTGCACAGAACAGCCATCACATGTCACCTGTTGCACCTCCGGTCACCTCAGACTCTGTGTGGAGGCCATGGTAG